Proteins found in one Chitinivibrionales bacterium genomic segment:
- a CDS encoding pyruvate, phosphate dikinase: MPKKYVYSFGKTKTDGKAEMKNLLGGKGANLAEMSRLGIPVPAGFTITTDCCNDYFAAGAKFPEGLKDQVMKSLKKVEKDMGMGYGDTQNPLLLSCRSGARQSMPGMMDTVLNIGLCTDTIPGLINKTGNERFVYDSYRRLITMYSDVVMEKAEGIEPEEGRGIRVQLEEILDELKEEKKYANDIELTIEDLKFLCDAYKKKVKKVLKKPFPDDAEKQLWGGIGAVFKSWNGKRAVSYRRIESIPDEWGTATNVQAMVFGNMGENSATGVAFTRNPATGENAFYGEWLVNAQGEDVVAGTRTPNPLNEKTKNEQNEHLSSLEEAYPKLYKELDAIQRKLEKHYKDMQDLEFTIQEGTLYLLQTRVGKRTGTAALNMAMDMLNEKLIDEKTAVTRLKPAQLDELLHPIVDPASEKKAKAIAKGLPAGPGGACGQIVFTAEEAVAWHKKGKVVILVREETSPEDVEGMRAAAGILTSRGGMTSHAALVARGWGKCCIVGAGMIKPNVKSRIMIIDGVTYKEGDYITLNGTRGLVYEGRIEMMDASENPRFKHFMKIVDKYRTLGVRTNADTPEDAQVARDFGAEGIGLFRTEHMFYGGGSDEPLFLLRKMILSDSDKDRRSALKDLFKYVKRDIKNTMKVMDGLPVTIRLLDPPLHEFVPQGEAKVSELAKSLGISAAEVKKRGEALHETNPMMGHRGVRIGITYPEVTEMQVRAILEAAGELKKNNAKAMPEIMIPVTCDVNELNAQKAIVDRVHKEVCKKLNIRKINHLVGTMIEIPRAALLADRMAETAEFFSFGTNDLTQMSFGFSRDDIGGFLHDYLDENILKDDPFQTIDQDGVGQLIEMGVKKGRSTREKLKVGICGEQGGDPASVNFCYKVGMNYVSCSPYRVPIARLAAAHASIAAAPVKKAAKKKAKKR; this comes from the coding sequence ATGCCAAAAAAGTATGTGTATTCTTTTGGTAAGACCAAAACCGACGGCAAAGCTGAAATGAAAAACCTTCTTGGAGGAAAGGGCGCCAACCTGGCTGAAATGAGCCGATTGGGGATTCCTGTTCCTGCCGGTTTTACGATTACGACAGACTGCTGTAATGACTATTTTGCTGCAGGTGCAAAGTTCCCCGAAGGCCTGAAAGATCAGGTGATGAAGTCTTTGAAGAAGGTCGAAAAAGATATGGGTATGGGCTATGGCGATACTCAAAATCCGCTATTGCTCTCCTGCCGTTCGGGAGCACGTCAGTCGATGCCGGGTATGATGGATACTGTCTTGAACATCGGCCTGTGCACCGATACAATCCCCGGCCTTATTAATAAAACAGGCAACGAACGGTTTGTTTATGATTCCTATCGCCGTCTTATTACCATGTATTCCGATGTGGTTATGGAGAAGGCTGAAGGCATCGAACCGGAAGAAGGCAGAGGCATTCGTGTTCAACTCGAAGAGATACTCGATGAACTCAAGGAAGAAAAAAAGTACGCCAATGATATCGAATTGACGATTGAGGATCTGAAATTTCTCTGTGATGCCTATAAGAAAAAAGTGAAAAAAGTGTTGAAAAAGCCATTCCCCGACGATGCGGAAAAGCAGCTCTGGGGTGGTATTGGCGCTGTTTTCAAAAGCTGGAACGGAAAGCGTGCTGTCTCATACCGTCGTATTGAAAGCATTCCCGACGAGTGGGGAACTGCAACTAATGTCCAGGCAATGGTATTTGGTAATATGGGCGAAAATTCTGCAACCGGTGTCGCATTCACCCGTAACCCTGCCACCGGTGAAAATGCCTTCTATGGTGAATGGCTCGTGAACGCTCAGGGTGAAGACGTTGTTGCCGGTACCCGGACGCCGAATCCGCTTAACGAAAAAACCAAGAATGAGCAGAACGAGCATCTTTCGTCACTGGAAGAAGCCTATCCGAAACTTTACAAGGAACTCGACGCAATCCAGAGAAAACTCGAAAAGCATTATAAAGATATGCAGGACCTCGAGTTCACCATTCAGGAAGGCACGCTGTATCTGCTTCAGACCCGTGTTGGAAAGCGGACCGGAACTGCGGCGCTCAACATGGCGATGGACATGCTTAACGAAAAACTTATCGATGAAAAGACGGCAGTAACCCGCCTGAAACCTGCGCAGCTCGATGAACTGTTGCATCCCATTGTTGATCCGGCATCGGAAAAGAAAGCAAAAGCTATTGCCAAGGGTCTTCCTGCAGGACCCGGCGGCGCCTGTGGGCAAATCGTTTTTACTGCCGAAGAAGCTGTTGCATGGCATAAAAAAGGAAAAGTCGTTATTCTGGTTCGTGAAGAGACCTCACCGGAAGACGTTGAGGGAATGCGCGCCGCGGCGGGTATCCTGACCTCCCGGGGCGGTATGACCAGCCACGCAGCGCTTGTTGCCCGTGGATGGGGTAAATGCTGTATTGTCGGCGCAGGCATGATCAAACCTAATGTAAAGAGCAGAATTATGATCATTGATGGTGTCACTTATAAGGAAGGTGATTACATCACTCTCAATGGCACCAGAGGACTTGTTTATGAGGGCCGGATCGAAATGATGGATGCCTCGGAAAATCCTCGTTTTAAGCATTTCATGAAAATAGTCGACAAATATCGTACCCTCGGTGTCAGAACCAACGCGGATACCCCCGAAGATGCTCAGGTTGCCCGTGATTTTGGTGCTGAAGGGATCGGTCTGTTCCGTACCGAGCACATGTTTTATGGCGGCGGCAGTGATGAACCGCTTTTCCTTCTCCGTAAAATGATCCTCAGTGACAGCGATAAAGACCGTCGCAGCGCTCTTAAAGACCTGTTTAAATATGTAAAGCGCGATATCAAGAACACGATGAAAGTTATGGACGGACTGCCCGTAACTATCCGTCTTCTTGATCCGCCGCTCCATGAGTTCGTGCCTCAGGGCGAAGCCAAAGTAAGTGAACTGGCCAAGAGCCTTGGTATTAGTGCCGCTGAGGTTAAAAAGCGCGGTGAAGCTCTTCATGAAACTAACCCGATGATGGGACACCGGGGTGTTCGTATCGGTATTACCTATCCGGAAGTGACCGAAATGCAGGTTCGCGCAATTCTTGAAGCAGCCGGTGAGCTGAAAAAGAATAATGCAAAAGCCATGCCAGAAATCATGATCCCGGTCACCTGTGATGTCAATGAACTGAATGCTCAAAAAGCGATTGTCGATCGGGTACATAAAGAAGTCTGTAAAAAGCTGAATATCCGGAAAATCAACCATCTGGTTGGAACGATGATTGAAATTCCACGGGCAGCGCTTCTTGCCGACAGGATGGCGGAAACAGCAGAATTCTTCTCTTTCGGTACCAACGATCTCACTCAGATGAGCTTTGGTTTCAGCCGTGACGATATCGGCGGATTTCTCCATGATTATCTCGATGAGAATATCCTCAAAGACGATCCGTTCCAGACTATCGATCAGGACGGCGTTGGTCAGCTTATCGAAATGGGTGTGAAAAAAGGACGGAGTACCCGTGAAAAACTCAAAGTCGGTATCTGCGGTGAGCAGGGCGGTGACCCGGCCTCGGTCAATTTCTGTTATAAGGTCGGTATGAACTACGTAAGCTGTTCACCCTATCGTGTTCCTATCGCACGACTGGCCGCAGCTCACGCTTCTATTGCTGCAGCTCCTGTTAAAAAGGCTGCAAAGAAAAAAGCAAAAAAGAGATAA
- a CDS encoding PHP domain-containing protein, with product MLQIDFHVHSHFSLCGVHSVLEMLEQGKKRGLTAMAITDHGPALNSRIPPPFYDRLFDPVPGIIMLKGTESNLISLSGEIDFPEEKLQYVDIVLCGIHHKLMEQNDSRAYTDAMIAAIKRNPQIDIITHPETPNYPLDIERLARTAVEHGVALEINNSKILCNRFERSSMEKSLSVYKRMGCRIAVCSDAHAINEVGLDDSVQPLVEAAGYPDELIVTKNAQAGLAFIEERRKNKKKY from the coding sequence ATGCTCCAAATAGATTTTCATGTTCACAGCCATTTCAGTCTCTGCGGGGTTCATTCAGTTCTGGAAATGCTCGAGCAAGGGAAAAAGCGGGGGCTGACGGCCATGGCCATTACCGATCATGGTCCCGCACTCAACAGCAGGATCCCTCCCCCGTTTTATGACCGCCTGTTTGATCCTGTACCGGGGATCATAATGCTGAAAGGAACTGAATCAAATCTTATCAGCCTTTCAGGTGAAATCGATTTTCCCGAGGAAAAGTTGCAGTATGTCGACATTGTACTGTGCGGTATCCATCATAAGCTCATGGAGCAGAATGATTCACGGGCCTACACCGATGCCATGATTGCAGCAATCAAGCGTAATCCACAAATCGATATAATCACCCATCCCGAAACACCAAACTATCCTCTTGATATCGAACGGCTTGCCCGAACAGCTGTCGAACATGGCGTTGCTCTTGAAATCAATAATTCAAAAATCCTCTGTAACCGCTTTGAACGATCGTCGATGGAAAAAAGTCTTTCTGTTTACAAACGCATGGGATGCAGAATAGCGGTATGCAGTGATGCTCACGCGATAAACGAAGTTGGTCTTGATGATTCGGTGCAGCCGCTCGTTGAAGCTGCGGGCTATCCCGACGAACTCATTGTTACCAAAAACGCTCAGGCCGGTTTAGCGTTTATCGAAGAGCGGCGAAAAAACAAGAAAAAGTATTAG
- a CDS encoding FeoA family protein — translation MNGRTRKKLSLCKEGDSARIAGITGSGAFKKRLLEMGIVKGAKLTIIRYAPLRDPMAIEIKGSHLSLRVCEAENIEVEDVSELNSKE, via the coding sequence ATGAATGGCAGAACCAGAAAGAAACTCAGTTTATGCAAAGAAGGCGATAGTGCTCGTATCGCCGGTATCACCGGTTCGGGAGCCTTTAAAAAACGCCTTCTCGAGATGGGCATTGTCAAAGGGGCAAAGCTTACAATTATCAGATACGCCCCCCTGCGGGATCCTATGGCGATTGAAATCAAAGGTTCCCATTTGAGTTTGAGAGTATGTGAGGCGGAAAACATTGAAGTTGAAGATGTTTCTGAACTAAATTCTAAAGAATGA
- the mgtE gene encoding magnesium transporter, protein MEAVKQEIEELIEQRNWNAIRQRIVGWEIPEIADLLKQMDKKEKVLIFRSLTRAVSAELFSYMEPEDQDALLRELTDAETRQILANLEPDDRTALLEELPATITQKLLGLLSYEDLKEARFLMGYPDESVGRLMTPDYVALNPEWTVGKALEHIRAKGKDNANINRLYITDSSGKLLDDIRLRRLILADPGDKIKEVMDHSFISLSAFDDREKAVSTLQRYDIIAAPVVDSEGILIGIVTVDDAMDVAEEEVTEDIHKSAAVSPLNMSYHRASPLDLYVKRVGWLIALVFMNLLSAGVIAAFEESLTGAIGLLFFIPILLASGGNSGSQSATLIIRALVTGDVNPSEWFQTLLKELLVGILLGITLGIIVWFLGLLRGGMGIEGMKIGLVVSITMVSIVVVANLVGMVLPFLLNKLKLDPAVASSPLITTIADATGLLIYFSVAEWILKI, encoded by the coding sequence ATGGAAGCAGTAAAACAGGAAATCGAGGAACTGATCGAGCAACGGAACTGGAATGCAATCCGTCAACGCATTGTAGGATGGGAGATCCCCGAAATAGCCGACCTTCTCAAGCAAATGGACAAAAAAGAGAAGGTACTGATTTTTCGTTCTCTTACCCGGGCAGTATCGGCTGAGCTCTTTTCCTATATGGAGCCTGAAGATCAGGATGCGTTGCTCAGAGAATTGACCGATGCAGAAACCCGTCAGATTCTCGCGAATCTCGAGCCCGACGACCGTACTGCGCTTCTTGAAGAACTTCCCGCAACTATCACACAGAAACTTCTGGGGCTTTTAAGTTACGAAGATTTAAAGGAAGCCCGGTTTTTAATGGGATATCCCGATGAGAGTGTCGGGCGTCTGATGACTCCCGATTATGTGGCTTTGAACCCGGAGTGGACAGTAGGAAAAGCTCTGGAGCATATCCGCGCCAAAGGCAAAGACAACGCCAATATCAACCGGCTCTATATCACCGATTCATCCGGCAAGCTTCTCGACGACATCCGCCTCCGGAGGCTTATCCTTGCCGATCCCGGCGACAAAATCAAGGAGGTGATGGACCATTCATTTATCAGCCTCTCGGCATTTGACGATCGGGAAAAGGCGGTATCGACATTACAGCGGTACGATATCATCGCTGCACCGGTCGTTGATTCGGAGGGAATACTGATCGGCATTGTTACGGTTGATGACGCAATGGATGTTGCCGAAGAGGAGGTCACCGAAGACATTCACAAGTCTGCCGCTGTTTCGCCGCTAAACATGAGCTATCATCGCGCAAGCCCGCTCGATCTCTACGTAAAAAGGGTCGGATGGCTGATCGCCCTGGTATTCATGAACCTTCTCTCGGCCGGAGTAATCGCAGCATTTGAAGAATCTCTGACGGGGGCGATAGGCTTGCTTTTCTTTATCCCGATTCTTCTGGCAAGCGGCGGGAATTCCGGTTCACAATCGGCGACACTTATTATCCGCGCCCTGGTAACCGGAGACGTGAATCCTTCCGAATGGTTTCAAACTCTTTTAAAAGAACTTCTTGTGGGCATTCTTCTTGGCATTACGCTCGGGATAATTGTCTGGTTTTTAGGCTTATTGCGAGGTGGAATGGGCATTGAAGGAATGAAAATCGGACTGGTGGTAAGTATCACCATGGTCAGCATTGTTGTCGTGGCCAACCTGGTTGGTATGGTCCTTCCGTTTCTGCTTAACAAATTAAAGCTGGATCCTGCAGTTGCAAGCAGTCCGCTTATCACTACTATTGCCGATGCTACCGGACTGCTCATTTACTTTTCGGTTGCCGAATGGATTTTAAAAATTTAG
- a CDS encoding phospholipid carrier-dependent glycosyltransferase, which produces MLIIVSIRTHRNFWIFLAAITLIRVFYGSWLGLGDDEAYYWEWGRHLALSYFDHPPLTSWIGRLTCEIFGNTEFGFRFGAMASSTIFLIILYTLSLMVFTNRSIAFTTVVFVSAIPLFAIGGFMMVPDAFLALFWLLAIFFFWKIVKNTKAADWYFLGAIFGFGLLSKYNMVVLPLCVLMFLLISKEHRFWLKRKEPWLACCIGILIFTPVLYWNWSRGFPSFAFHLIDRNAGRSWSWRPFQLYLSGQLGYLSPLVFIGSLVAMGVGLYQGIKHKKLEMLFLSSMSIPYVFFFSLACSISPTTKPHWPAMGYIASFLIMTKLFHEYKTKNTVRHKKTITGYGYTAFGLSLLFTVLLHAQALYPFAQSLMPAVRMIAPDAKIKPKEDVTGELYGWPKAAEEISRQVDLLREQTDKPVFLFAPRYNIASQVAFYTNEHYQVISISGSPEQFDLWGRGSLEGKEGHHGLFIADNRFNHDPARHYHFERIEKVPALTVTRAGFPARTFYLYRCFNYQGRKQ; this is translated from the coding sequence ATTCTAATAATTGTGTCAATTCGAACTCACAGAAATTTCTGGATATTTTTAGCCGCCATTACCCTGATCCGGGTTTTCTACGGTTCCTGGCTTGGTCTTGGTGATGATGAGGCTTATTACTGGGAATGGGGACGACATCTTGCCCTCAGCTATTTTGACCATCCACCACTCACCTCCTGGATCGGGCGGCTTACCTGTGAAATATTCGGCAATACCGAATTCGGCTTCCGATTTGGAGCTATGGCCTCGTCGACAATTTTTCTTATTATCCTCTACACGCTTTCACTTATGGTATTTACAAACCGCAGCATAGCCTTTACTACGGTGGTATTTGTCTCGGCTATTCCCCTTTTTGCAATCGGCGGGTTCATGATGGTCCCTGATGCTTTTCTTGCCCTTTTCTGGCTTCTGGCGATTTTTTTCTTCTGGAAAATCGTCAAGAATACAAAGGCTGCCGACTGGTATTTCCTTGGAGCGATCTTCGGTTTCGGTCTTCTCAGCAAATACAATATGGTCGTGTTACCTCTGTGTGTTCTGATGTTTCTGCTTATCTCAAAAGAACACCGGTTCTGGCTTAAACGCAAAGAACCCTGGCTTGCCTGCTGCATCGGCATTCTCATTTTTACACCGGTACTCTACTGGAACTGGAGCAGAGGATTCCCATCCTTTGCCTTTCACCTGATAGACCGCAATGCCGGCCGCTCGTGGTCGTGGCGTCCCTTTCAACTCTATTTATCGGGACAGTTGGGATATCTGTCTCCACTGGTGTTTATCGGAAGTCTCGTTGCGATGGGGGTTGGTTTATACCAGGGCATCAAACATAAAAAACTCGAAATGCTCTTCTTATCTTCTATGTCGATACCCTATGTGTTTTTCTTTTCACTGGCCTGCAGCATTTCACCAACCACAAAACCGCACTGGCCGGCTATGGGATATATCGCTTCCTTTTTGATCATGACAAAATTATTTCATGAGTATAAAACAAAAAACACTGTACGGCATAAAAAGACGATCACCGGATACGGATATACGGCCTTTGGACTCAGCCTTCTTTTCACGGTCCTTCTTCATGCCCAGGCGCTCTATCCTTTTGCTCAATCGCTTATGCCTGCGGTACGAATGATTGCACCGGATGCAAAAATAAAACCTAAGGAAGATGTTACCGGTGAATTATACGGATGGCCGAAGGCTGCTGAAGAGATAAGCAGACAGGTGGATCTTCTCCGGGAACAGACGGATAAACCGGTGTTTCTCTTTGCCCCCCGCTACAATATCGCCTCGCAAGTGGCTTTTTATACCAACGAGCATTATCAGGTAATCTCAATCAGTGGATCACCGGAGCAATTCGATCTCTGGGGTCGGGGAAGCCTTGAGGGCAAAGAAGGACATCATGGCCTTTTTATTGCCGACAACCGGTTTAATCACGATCCTGCCCGGCATTACCATTTCGAACGTATCGAAAAAGTTCCGGCTCTAACAGTTACCAGAGCAGGTTTTCCGGCACGAACGTTTTATCTTTACCGGTGCTTCAACTACCAGGGCAGGAAACAATAA
- a CDS encoding phosphatase PAP2 family protein produces the protein MIQNIIEYDITLFLLINQYNTIFFDYFFLFITQFGNGWVVAPVLTFLVVKKIPRKLLPQILFISVVGIVGSGMVNHRIKKLIDRPRPLLYFQIHNDQISPEDIHVVGKPWKYRSFPSGHTNTAFSAATLCAFLFGGWYYLTFILAALVGYSRIYMGVHFPLDVLFGAIDGILMVVVIVGGYKWIFLNSKRSE, from the coding sequence ATGATTCAAAATATTATCGAATACGATATCACCCTTTTTCTTCTCATTAACCAGTATAACACTATCTTCTTTGACTATTTTTTTCTTTTTATTACCCAGTTCGGCAACGGCTGGGTCGTTGCTCCTGTTCTGACTTTTCTAGTGGTTAAGAAAATTCCCAGAAAGCTTCTTCCCCAGATACTCTTTATTTCGGTAGTTGGCATAGTGGGGAGTGGAATGGTCAATCACCGGATAAAAAAACTTATCGACCGTCCTCGGCCTCTTCTCTACTTTCAAATTCATAATGATCAAATATCCCCCGAAGATATTCATGTTGTCGGAAAACCCTGGAAATACCGCTCATTTCCTTCTGGCCATACCAACACCGCCTTTTCTGCTGCTACTTTATGTGCATTTTTATTTGGTGGATGGTACTATCTCACCTTTATCCTCGCAGCTCTGGTGGGCTATTCCCGTATCTACATGGGCGTTCACTTTCCTTTAGATGTCCTGTTCGGGGCAATCGATGGGATTCTGATGGTAGTCGTGATTGTGGGCGGTTATAAATGGATCTTTTTGAATTCAAAGCGTTCCGAATAA
- a CDS encoding ATP-binding cassette domain-containing protein: MKKKHLYFRMLSYIWPYSSMLGIAVLLSIFIVVFESISVWVVPTLLSSLFTPEKAEVVKPAFTIQNLNEIIKYWVAQLIEAGTPTARLGRVCIIFIISFSMKNLFLYVKSLIMAILNLNVVRDLRNELYGHALMLPVTYYDQNRSGKILSIILNDVGNVNAAMTNTFNKLITEPFRLISFVTILCIINFKLTIITFVVYPLLGFIIVKIGQSVRRRSKRVLENIEGLLSVLHETVRGVRTVKMFNMNEVETRKFRGENQNYTKSAFQSSKIRSLTSPLTEIFGLFLAVSLLWFGGNQVYTTSFMTGEDFIRFVVFLLVSYQPIKSMGGLNNTIQTGLAGAERVFHILDTETEPLVSFKQSQVPAFNDQIEYRHVNFTYPETDERIIQDVSFTIKRGHITALVGSSGCGKSTLLDLLPRFYDIESGGIFIDDKDIRECDIVGLRHLFGIVAQETVLFNDTVFNNIAYGVANPGREQVIAAANAANAMEFIRKLPKEFDTVIGENGIMLSGGQCQRISIARALLKNPPILILDEATSSLDTESERLVQNAINNLMENRTALVVAHRLSTIRHADQIIVLDSGRIVEKGTHEELIQLNNRYKYFYDIQFSSP; encoded by the coding sequence ATGAAAAAAAAGCATCTTTATTTCCGGATGCTTTCGTATATCTGGCCTTATTCGAGCATGTTGGGCATTGCAGTTCTTCTCTCGATTTTTATTGTGGTATTCGAAAGCATCTCCGTCTGGGTCGTGCCGACCCTCCTTAGTTCACTTTTTACTCCGGAAAAAGCAGAAGTTGTTAAACCGGCATTCACCATTCAGAATCTCAACGAAATAATTAAGTACTGGGTTGCGCAGCTTATCGAAGCCGGTACACCGACCGCCAGGCTGGGAAGAGTCTGTATTATCTTCATTATTTCCTTCTCCATGAAAAACCTGTTCTTATATGTAAAATCACTTATCATGGCAATTTTAAATCTCAATGTGGTGCGGGACCTCAGAAATGAGCTCTACGGCCATGCGCTAATGCTTCCGGTGACCTATTACGATCAGAATCGGTCGGGGAAAATCCTGTCGATTATCCTCAATGATGTCGGCAACGTTAATGCAGCCATGACCAATACATTCAATAAGCTGATCACCGAACCATTCCGTCTGATCTCTTTTGTCACGATCCTCTGTATTATTAATTTCAAATTGACTATTATTACCTTTGTGGTCTATCCTCTGCTGGGTTTTATCATAGTTAAGATCGGCCAGTCGGTTCGCCGTAGAAGCAAGCGGGTTTTAGAGAATATTGAAGGGCTCTTATCGGTGCTTCACGAAACAGTCCGTGGGGTCCGAACCGTCAAAATGTTCAATATGAATGAAGTGGAGACAAGAAAATTCCGGGGGGAAAATCAGAACTATACCAAAAGCGCATTCCAATCATCCAAAATCAGATCACTCACCAGTCCACTCACCGAGATTTTCGGTCTCTTTCTGGCTGTTTCTCTGCTATGGTTCGGCGGCAACCAGGTTTATACAACCTCATTCATGACCGGTGAAGATTTTATTCGATTTGTAGTGTTTCTCCTGGTATCCTACCAACCGATTAAATCGATGGGCGGATTGAATAACACGATTCAGACCGGCCTTGCCGGTGCGGAAAGAGTTTTCCATATTTTAGATACCGAAACCGAACCCCTTGTTTCGTTCAAGCAGAGTCAAGTCCCGGCTTTCAACGACCAGATAGAGTACAGGCATGTAAATTTCACCTATCCCGAGACTGATGAACGGATTATTCAGGATGTCAGTTTCACGATCAAACGAGGGCATATTACCGCCCTGGTGGGATCCAGCGGATGTGGTAAATCGACCTTACTCGACCTTCTACCCCGTTTTTATGATATCGAATCGGGCGGTATCTTTATCGATGACAAGGATATCCGGGAATGCGACATTGTCGGCCTGCGTCACCTGTTCGGCATTGTGGCTCAGGAAACGGTCCTGTTTAACGACACGGTATTTAACAATATCGCCTACGGTGTGGCAAATCCGGGCAGAGAACAGGTAATCGCGGCGGCAAATGCTGCCAATGCCATGGAATTTATCCGGAAGCTTCCAAAAGAATTCGATACAGTCATTGGAGAAAACGGGATTATGCTGTCGGGCGGCCAGTGCCAGCGGATATCCATTGCTCGCGCACTGCTTAAAAATCCTCCTATTCTCATCCTCGATGAAGCGACATCTTCACTGGATACCGAATCGGAACGTCTAGTCCAGAACGCGATAAACAATCTCATGGAAAACAGGACCGCACTGGTCGTTGCTCACCGGCTTTCAACAATCCGTCACGCCGATCAGATTATCGTACTGGACAGCGGCAGGATTGTCGAAAAAGGTACGCACGAAGAACTAATACAGTTGAACAATCGATATAAGTATTTTTATGACATACAGTTTTCATCACCATAA
- a CDS encoding SDR family NAD(P)-dependent oxidoreductase, translated as MPDPRFPTRSIPTRINPIAVITGASSGIGKAFASRLAKDGFDLVITGRQKKRLETLAEELTVKYKTSVEILLAEFSDPRDRERVADRIKELDRLHTLVNNAGFGITGNFAEVPYSTHEEMMLVHCVTPMCLTRAALPGMLKRRIGVIINVSSVAAFTPSSSCATYNATKAFLNSFSEGLHLEVRDKGIQVQALCPGWTRTEFHTRRGIPLSSLPSQLWVSPEFVVDKSMEALKKGKVVYIPGLRYKMMGMACKYMPRWLYYSVMPKLANMRRKWQKKGQKKNSE; from the coding sequence ATGCCAGATCCACGATTTCCAACACGTTCGATACCCACCCGGATCAACCCGATTGCCGTAATAACCGGTGCGTCAAGCGGCATTGGGAAAGCCTTTGCCTCCCGCCTGGCCAAGGATGGCTTCGACCTTGTCATTACCGGTCGCCAGAAAAAAAGACTCGAGACTCTTGCTGAAGAGTTAACTGTCAAATATAAAACCTCGGTGGAAATTCTCCTTGCGGAATTCTCCGATCCCCGAGACCGGGAACGGGTTGCCGACAGAATCAAGGAACTCGACAGACTTCATACCCTGGTCAATAATGCGGGTTTCGGCATTACCGGTAATTTTGCCGAAGTTCCCTATTCCACTCATGAAGAAATGATGCTGGTCCATTGTGTTACGCCGATGTGTCTTACCAGGGCGGCGCTCCCCGGCATGCTGAAACGCCGAATTGGTGTTATTATTAACGTGTCTTCAGTAGCAGCCTTTACTCCCAGTTCATCATGTGCAACCTACAATGCCACCAAGGCTTTCCTGAATTCTTTCAGTGAAGGACTTCATTTAGAAGTCAGAGACAAAGGTATCCAGGTGCAGGCATTGTGCCCCGGATGGACCAGAACCGAATTCCATACTCGCCGGGGAATTCCCCTCTCATCGCTCCCCTCCCAGCTCTGGGTATCTCCTGAATTTGTTGTCGATAAATCCATGGAAGCGCTGAAAAAGGGAAAGGTTGTTTACATACCGGGACTACGATATAAAATGATGGGAATGGCCTGTAAATATATGCCCCGGTGGCTCTATTACTCGGTCATGCCAAAATTGGCCAATATGCGGCGGAAATGGCAAAAGAAGGGTCAGAAAAAAAACAGTGAATGA
- a CDS encoding DUF3157 family protein translates to MKTSEILTCVAFVSLCAVVPLAGANVYVTLEDGRTVVLYPDKTWDYVQNDGPAKKKLDLNLQKLMGKGMAKKGDLMNSLAVAKREACKRIAKSLRSYIPIQDASDDALLQCIEDEADAAEFSKNFSEDGTVKVEIVLDYDNIQNILGCLGYDT, encoded by the coding sequence ATGAAAACGAGTGAAATTCTGACATGTGTTGCTTTTGTATCACTCTGTGCGGTTGTGCCATTAGCGGGGGCGAATGTTTATGTTACCCTTGAAGACGGCCGGACAGTGGTGCTCTATCCCGACAAGACCTGGGATTATGTCCAGAACGATGGTCCCGCCAAAAAGAAACTCGATCTTAATCTTCAGAAACTCATGGGAAAGGGTATGGCTAAAAAAGGCGATTTGATGAATTCACTTGCAGTGGCTAAGCGGGAGGCCTGTAAAAGAATAGCAAAATCGCTTCGAAGCTATATTCCGATTCAGGATGCTTCCGATGATGCTCTTTTGCAATGCATTGAGGATGAAGCTGACGCAGCTGAATTTTCCAAAAACTTTTCAGAGGATGGCACCGTGAAAGTAGAGATTGTGCTGGACTACGATAATATTCAAAATATTCTTGGTTGTTTAGGCTACGACACCTGA